CAAGCTCAGTTTTTCTTCCCACAACGTCAAAAGCTCGGCGAGATCGACGGGGGAAACCTCGCCGCTCTCGTCGGGCGTGAGTTCGTCGAGGATCTCGAAGCGAAAGGCGCCCTCGCCGTCGGTGTTCCAGTCGCGTTGCAGCGCGGAGTTGCGGTGGCCGTTCATGCCGAGGGTGAAGCGGATGCGGTTGAGCATGCCGTCGAGGTGCGGACTGCTGCCGAGCAGCGTCCGGCCCGACGGCAAGTGCGTGACGCGGTAGACGCCCGCCTTGGGAGTGAAGCCCTTGTAGCGTCGAGCGGGGGCGAAGTCGGTCACACGGACTCCTGTTCGGGCGTGAAGGCGGGGGCGGCGAGAAGGCGGGCGTGGTCGCGAACGTCGGGAGGCCAAGACTCGGTGTTCGCCTCGAAGGCGGCGAGGTCGCGGGCGTACAGGGCGCGGGCGGCTTCCTGAAGGCCGGGACGGTCGCCGGCGAGGACGTGCATGAATCGATCGGCGGCCGTTTGCGCGGCGAGGATCGCTTCGCGGCGCGGGTGGCGCTTGCGTTCCTCGTCGATGAGTCGGCGCAAGGTGGCGGACGCGCCGCCCGGTTGGGCTTCGAGCCACTGCCAGTGCCTCGGAAGCAAGGTGACTTCGCGGGCGACCACGCCGAGTTTGGGCCGTCCGCGTGCGGGCGTGGGCGTCTTCTCGGCGGCAGCGCTCACGCGGGCGAGAACGTCCTCCAGAGAGCCGCGCAAGTCGAAGTCGACGCTTCGACCACTCGCGTCGTCGATGATCAGCAACGCCGAGGGATCGGTCGCCTCGGTTTTGAGGAAGGTCAGGAGCGTCGGAAGGTCGGCCGTCAACAAGAGCCGGTCTTCGTCGAACAGGGTGTAGGAACTCGACATACTCAATATTAACCGGGTAAAATTTGGGCGTCAATGATCGCGAAGCGACATGACTGCGGGCAACCAACTCGTAACAGCGCTTGATCCACTTCGCCGAAGATCGTCGTTTCACCTTGACGCAGTGTCAAGTTTTCTTTACGCTGCGTCCATGCCGAAAGATCCGCAGGAGGTGCGCTCGCACGTCCGCGAGGTACGCGAGCGGGCGAATCGCCGTGCGAGCGACGTCGCGCGCGACGCCGGATTGTCGCGGCAAGCTCTGCACGCCATCGAGTCGAGCGCCGCCGTGCCGAGCACGGCGGTCGCCTTACGCCTCGCGCGCGCACTCGACTGCCGAGTGGAGACCTTGTTCTCGCTCGGTGAAGACGCCGCGCGCGTCCACCTCGTTGGCGCGCGCGGCGCTTCCTCCTCCACGCGCGTGCAACTCGCCGAGATCGAAGGGCGGCGTTTGGCGTTTCCCCTCGGCGGCGAGCGCGCCCTGCGCAATTCCGCCGACGGCGTCATCACCGACGTGCGAGACGGCCTCGCGGACGTCCGCCTGCTCGTCGATCCGGGCGTGCCGGGCCGCACCGCCGTCGTATCGGGCTGCGACCCGTCGCTGGGCCTGCTCGCCGAACGTGCCGCGCTCGACGGCAACGCTCGCGTGCTGTGGCGCGACCGTCCCAGCCTCGACGCCCTGCGCGACCTCGCGCGCGGCGAAGCGCACGCGGCGGGCATTCACCTGTGGGACGCGCGCAGCGGCGAGCACAACTTGCCGTTCGTGCGCGAGGAGCTCGGAAACCGCGCCGTGCAGGTGTTCACGCTCTGGGAATGGGAGCAGGGCCTCATCGTCGCGCGCGGCAATCCGAAGGGCGTCCGCTCGCCCGCCGACCTCGCGCGCGAGGACGTGCGGCTCGCCAACCGCGCGCGCGGCGCGGGCAGTCGTCTGCTGCTCGACGCGTGGCTCGACGCGGCGGGCGTGACGCCCGAAGTGCGCGCCGCCTTACCCGGTTACGAACACGCGTACCCGACGCACCTCGCGCTCGCGAGGGCCGTGGCGCGTGGCGAGGCGGACGTCGGGCCGGGTCCGCGCTCCACCGCCCTCGCCTTCGACCTCGACTTCGTGCCGCTGCACCTCGAGCGCTTCGACCTCGTCGTTCCAAGCGAGCACCTCGACCATCCCGGCGTGCGGGCCTTGCTGACGGCCGCTCGACACGACGCCTTTCGCGCGGAACTCGAAGCGCTCGGCGGGTACGACACGCGCCACGTCGGGGAACGCCCACTCGTCCCACGAGCGCAGACTCCATGACGAAAACGCTGCTGTTCGCCTTCCTCGCCGTGCCGAGCCTCTGCTCGGCGGCGCTCGCCGAGAACGTCACGGTGTTCGCCGCCTCGTCGCTCACGGACGCCTTCGGCGAGCTCGGCAAGGCCTTCGACGCGAAGACGGGACACACGACGTCCTTTCAATTCGCGGGCTCGCAGGTCCTGCGCACGCAACTCGAGAACGGAGCGCGCGCCGACGTCTTCGCGAGCGCGAACACCGCGCAATTCGGGCCGCTCGTGAAAAGCGGCATGCTGAACGCGGGCGAGATCTTCGCGCGCAACCGACTCGTCATCATCACCCCGAGAGGCGCCTCGAAGGTCAAGACCTTGAAGGACCTCGCGCGGCCCGGAGTGAAGATCGTCTTCGCGGCGGCGAACGTTCCCGTCGGCAGCTACACACGACAAGTTCTCGACACGATGAGCCAGGACCGCGCGTACGGCGCGGACTTCGCGCGCCGCGTCCTCGCGAACGCCGTGTCCGAAGAGCCCAACGTACGCCAAGTCGGCTTGAAGGTGCAGCTCGGCGAGGCGGACGCCGCGTTCGTGTACACGACCGACGTCACGCCGACCTTGCGAGCGGCCGTGACGACGATCGGCGTGCCGACGCGCTTCAATCCTCCCATCGCCTACCCGATCGGCACGACGAGGAACGCCTCGGCGGCCGCACGGGCCTTCGTGTCGTTCGTGACGTCGGGCGAAGGGCAGCGAATCCTGAGAAAGTGGGGCTTCCTCGCTCCGTGAGGACCCTTCCCACCCGCGACCGAACGTCCGCGAGCGAAAGATCGAGGCGAGATTCTCGGGCCGCGCCGATCGTGCTGATCGCGTTGAGCGTGCTGCTCGTGCTGTTTTTGCTCGTCCCGACCTTCGTGCTGCTCGGGCGCGGCCTCACGACCGACTTCCTGCCGACCGTGGCGAGCCCCGCCGTGCTCGACGCCCTGCGCGTCAGCCTCGCCACGACCCTCGCCTCGCTGACGGTCACGCTGCTGCTCGGCACGCCCGTCGCGTACCTTTTGGCGCGCTTCGACGTTCCAGGCAAGACCCTGCTCGACACCCTGCTCGACTTGCCGATCGTGCTGCCGCCCGTCGTGGCAGGCGTCGGGCTGCTGCTCACCTTCGGCCGCAACGGCCTGCTCGGGCCGCCGTTGGAATTGGCGGGCGTGCAAGTCGCCTTCTCGCCGCTCGCCGTGGTGCTCGCGCAACTGTTCGTGAGCGCGCCGTTTTACGTGCGCGCCGCGAAGGCGGGCTTTCTCGGCGTGGACCGCGACGCCGAGGCGGCCGCCCTCACCGACGGCGCGTCGAAGTGGCAGGCGTTTCGCTTCGTGACGTGGCCTCTGGCCTTTCCGGCGTTGCTCGAAGGGCTCGTGCTGGCTTGGGCGCGCGCCCTCGGCGAGTTCGGCGCCACGATCCTGTTCGCGGGCTCCTTGCAAGGCAAGACGCGCACCATCACCCTCGCCATCTACGGCGCGTTGGAATCCGACCTCGCGCCCGCTTTGGTCTTGAGCGCCGTGATGGTCCTCGTGGCGTTCACGCTGCTGTTCGTCGTACGCGGCCTCGCGAAGGCCCGGGGAACCCCTTGAAGCAAAGGCGTCGACGGACGGTCGCGCGCGTACCTGGCGAACACGCCGAAGACCGAAGTCGCTTCGGTCATGCCGCCACCACCGTCGCCGATCCATCATGCACCACGTCGGCACCAAGGACATCGGTGCCCCTGGAGGATGTATGACCACGAACACCACCGTCCGCGCCTTTCACCTGCTCGCCCTCGTCACGCTCGCTTCCACCTCCGCCCTCGCCGCGACCGTTCCCAACGCTTTGCGCGGAGACTGGACGTCGGGCTACGTCAGCTCGGGCTTGCCCGCGCCCGTCGAGTACTTCGACACGGCCACCGGCAAGTTCTCCGACGCGAGCGGCACTCTGCGCTCGCTGAAAATCAACGCGGACGGCACCTACGAAAGCCGCGACCTCATGACGATCACGACGTACGGCTGCACGAGCAAGATCTTCGTGCAAGTCGAAGGGCAAGTGCGCTTCACGAACGACGAGGTCACCTTCGTCCCGAAAACGAGCTACTCGGCGGGCTACACGTGCAGCCCCAGCAAGACCTACGAGAAGCGCAACCACGTGCAGCCCAGCACGAAAGGTTGGCGAATCGACACGTCGTCGGGCCGTCCCGTGCTCGTGCTGACGGCGCCCGACGGAGGCGCGAGCCGTTACGACCATCGTTGAGGCGAACGCGGCGCGCTCAGACGCGCTCGGTTCGCGCGTCGATCCGCTCGCGCAGTGCCCGGAAGTCGTACGCCTCGCACAACGCCCGCGCTTCGGCGAGAAAAGCCTGCGCCTCGGCGCCGCCGGAAACCGCCGCCCACTCCACGAGGATGTTCGCGCGCAAGAACGGAAGCGTGTCACCGACGTGCGCGAGCGCCCGCTCGAACGCGGAACGCGCGTCCTGACGGCGGGCGGCGTCCACGCACGCCCGCGCGAACAGGCGAAGCCCCACGTCGAGGGGCGGCAAGTCCTCGCGGGCCTCGACAAGCCGCACTTCCCGATCGGCCGCCTCGACCTCGCCGCGCGCCAAGTGCCAAGCGGCAAGGTCGAGGCGCAAAATGCCGTGCCACCACGCCTGCTCCGCGCCGTCCACGACGAGAGCGTCGGACAGCACGCGCCGCGCTTCGTCGTCCCGCCCGACCGAGTGCAACGCCCAGAAGGCGCTGTGCGCCCACTGCAAGCGGTAATAGCTCGCGACGTCCGACCCGTCGAGCACCTCGCGCGCTTCTTCCACGCAGCGCAAACTCTCCTTGTGCGAGCCGAGGGCGTTCCACACGAGAGCTTCCTTCACGAGGGCGGACACGATGCCCATCGCGTCGGGCGTCGCCTGGTACAGAGTTCGCGCTCGCTGGAAGTGTTCGATCGCCTCGCGGTGCCGCTTCGGCGCGGCGAGACGTCCGAGGCCGATCTGGGTGACCGCGCCGAGTCCCACGTCTCCGAGCACCTCGGCGAGCCGCGCCATCTCGCTCAAGTGCCACACCGTCATGTCCTCGCGGCCCGTCAGCAACCCGACCGTGCCGAGCGCCTCGTGGAACACCGCCTGCAAGCGGTCGTCGCGCGCTTGCGTCGCCGCTCGCAGCGCCTCGTGCGAAGCCCGCTCGAGTTCCACGAAGTTGCCTTGCTCGAACAAGCGGTGCAAACGAGGCTCCAACGTTCGCGCGCGCTGACTGGGCGTCACGGCGATCGCTTCCAAGCGCCGACCGAGCCGCTCGAGGTCCGGGTGGTACGACACGTCGACGAGTAGGCGCATCGCCGCGTACAACTCGTCGAAGGCCTTGTCGGCGTCACCGACGCTCGCGTAGAGATCCGACGCCCGTTCTCGAAAACCCGCCGCTTGCGTGACGCGGTACGCGCGCGCGGCGTCGTCCGCCGCGCGCCCGAACCACGTGGCCGCCGAGCGCGCGTCGCCGCCCGCCTCCCAATGCCGCGCGACGCGCGCGGCGGGAACGCCGTGCTTCGCGAGGACGCGCGCGGCGCTTCGGTGCAGCAAGGCGCTCACCGTGGGCGGGGTGGTCGCCTGCACCGTCTCCAGCACGAGGTCGTGGGCGAAGCGCTCGCCCGCGAACACCTGCGCCGCCTCCAAGTCCTCCCAGGAAAGCGCGACGTCCATGAGCGGCACGGCGAGCGTTTCCGAGACGAGCTCCGGGCCGAAGTCGCTGCGCAGCACCGCCGCCGCGCGCGCGACGTGCAGCGCCGCTTGCGGCAGACGCGCGAGGCGCGCCTCGATGACCTCGCCGATGCGGCGCGGTACGGCGAGCACGGCGGGCGCTCCTTCCTCCAACGATCCGCTTTCCACGAGGCTCTTGACCGTCTCGAGCAGAAATTGGGGGTTGCCGCCCACGACGCGGCGCAACGCCGTCGCGTGCTCGGTGAGGTGCGGAATGCCGAGGCTCGCGAGAAGCACGTCCACGTCGGCTTCGAGCAGCGGTTCGAGTTCGACGAGCACGAGGCGGCGCGCTTCCACGAGCGTCGTCGTGAAGCGCACCAGGCGGTCCGTGAAGTCGGCACGGCGCGCGGCGAACCACAATTCGAACTCGGCGTCTCGCTCGCCCCAACCGAGGTGCGACCACGCCATCATGCACACCTCGGCGGAAGCGTCGTCGTAGAAGTGCACGTCGTCGAAGACGAACAGCGTCGTGCCCGCGCGAATGACGGCGCGGAGCGTCTCGGCGAGCGCGAGGGCGTGCACGACCTTGTCCTCCTCGGACGCGAGCGCCGCGGGCGGCTCGCCGAGTTCGGGCAGGACGCGCGCGAGTTCCCGCGTCACCCAAGGCGGCAAGGTGACGTCGGGGTGCGCGGCGAGCAGCGCGCGAAAGAAGCGCTCGTTCGCGGCGAAGACTTCCGCGTCGCTCGGGCGGCACTCGAAGACGAAGGGACGCCCTTTGCTCATCGCGAAGTCGCGCAGCAACCTCGACTTGCCCGAGCCCGCCTCGCCGACGACGGCGATGATCTGATGGGCGTGGCGCGCCGCCTCCATGACCGCCCACTCGCGCTCGCGGCCGACGAGGACGGGCGGACGAAGCACCGACAGCGGAATGCGCGCCGTGCCGCGCGGCGTGCTCGGCCCGTCGCCCGTTCCGATTCGGTGGGCGAGCGCCTCGGTTTCCGGGCTGGGCGGCACGCCGAGCTCGCGCTGCAAGGTCTCTTTGCACCGTCGGTAGACGCGTAAAGCTTCCGCGCGGTCGCCGCCGAGAAACGCGAGGCGCATCAAGCTTCGCCACGCGTCCTCGTCCACGACGTCGAGGTCGAGCAACTCGCGCGCGAGCGCCTTCGCTTCGTCGAGCGCGCCCTCGCCTTCCAAGGCGGCGGCGGCGTGTCGCAGGCGCTCGGCGCGGTCTTCGCGCAAACGCTCGCGACAGGCCAGCAACCAATCCTCGAAGTCGGGCAAGTCGCCGAACTCGTATCCGGCGAGCAACTCGCCCGCGCCGTCGCGCAAGTCCGTCACGACGTGCGGCGCGACGTTCAAGGTGCGCGTGCCCGTCACGAGCTCGGCGTTCACACCTCGCTTGAGGCGCCGAAGGACGTGCACGAGGTTGTTGCGAGCCGTGGACGTCTCGGCGTCGGGAAACAGCAGCTCCGCGAGGCGCGACCGAGGCGTTTCCCCTTCCAGCGCGAGGTACGCCAAGAGCGCCGCGACGCGTCGGTCGAGGCGTGGCAGCACGTCCGCGCCCCGCGCGAGAGACGCGCCTCCTAACAACCGTAACTGCCAGCTTTCCACGGACCTCCTCGCTTCTTCACGCGCTCACGCGGGCGTGCGCTTCGGCCGCTCGGCGAGCGCCCGCCTCGTCGCCGAGGTGCTCGAACGCCTCGCGAGCGGCGTCGAACCACGCGCCCGCCTCGAAGGGCCGTAACGCGTGCGCCGCCGCCTCGCCCGCCGTGAACAACCACGGAGCGGCGCGCTTCACGTCGCCGCCTTCCTGCCAGTGGCGCGCGACTCGTCCCGGCGCCGGAGCGGCGCGCGTTTCCAAGGCGCGCGCCGCTCCGCGGTGCAGCAAGCGGCCCACGGTCGACGGCATGCTCGCCGTGATCGTCTCGAACACGAGGTCGTGCGCGAAGCGTTCGCCCGCGAGCACTTGCGCCGCCTCCAGTTCCTCCCATGCCGCCGCCACGTGGAGCACGGGGGCGCCGAGGACGTCGGCGATGAGGTCAGCGTCGAAGTCGCTTTGCAGCACGGCGGCGGCACGCGCGGCGAGCAGGGCGGGCGGCGACAGTCGCGCGAGGCGCTCGCCGATCACGGCGCTCACGACGGGCGTGAGCGGCACGCTTTCGGAAACGTCGGTACCCACCTCGTGTAGGGAACGTGCCGCTTCGAGCACGAACAGCGGATTGCCGCCCGACGCCTTGACGAGGCGTGTCACGTCACGCTCGCCGCGCGGCAACTCCAATTGCGCGGCGAGCCGAGCGACGTCCTCGTCGCGTAACGGCGCCAACTCCACGAGCGCCACCTGGCCGATGGCCACGGCGTGATCCAGCGCGGCTTGCACGGGCGGCAGCAAACTTCCCCGACGAAACGCGTGCACCGTGCGGTACTTGGCGTTGGAATCGCCCCAGCCGAGCGCGGCGAAGATGAAGTGCCCCGCCTCGATACTGGCGAGGTCCATGAATTGGCAATCGTCGAACACCATCGCCGAGAGCCCCGCGTCGATCGCGGCGCGCATCACCTCGGTCTTCGCTTGCCAAAAGCGCAACTTCTCCTGCTCGCCGCGAATCGGAGGTGGCGCCTCGCCGAGTTCCGGCAGGATGCGGGCGAGTTCCGAGCGCGTCCACGGCTCGAGGTGGAGGTTCGGGAAGTCGCGCAGCACTTGACGAAATGTTCGTGCGTGGGTGCCGTACAGCAGCGTCGCGTCGCCGGGCCGACCTTGGAAGTGCGCGCCACCGCCGTGCGTCGCCAGGAACTCTTGAATGAGGCGCGTCTTGCCCACCCCGGGCTCCCCCGTCAGAATCACGCCTTGCCCGTGCGCCCACGCCTCGTTCATGGCGGTGAGCGCTTCGTCGCGTCCCACCAGGACGGGCGGATGCAGCACCGCGCGAGGAATGCGCCGTGAACGCGTTTCGAGCGGCGGCGCGGCCGTGACGCCCCGCTCGATGTCGAGCGCGAGTTGGCGCGTTTCGGGCAGTGGTCGGGTACGCAACTCGTTTCTCAACGTCGTTTCGAGGTCGGTGTACGTTCGCAAGGCGTCGGACACTTGTCCCACGAGGTACAGCAGGCGCATGAGGCGCCGAGCGGCCTCCTCGGACAGCGGATCGAGCGCCATGAGCGCGCGGGCGGTGCGGACGGCCGCGTCGAGGTCGCCTTGCTCCTCGTGCCGCGACGCGTCGAGCGCCAAGCTCGCCTTGCGCTCGTCTCGGGCGCGTTCTCGCCGCGCGAGCAGCCAATCCTCGAGGTCCGGAAGGTCGCCGACGTCCACGCCGCTCAGCAAGTCGGGCGTCGCCTCCACGGTGACGATGTCACCGAGCCGAACGGTGTCACCCTGCGCGACGTACGCGCCGCCGAGGCGCTCGAAGCGCCGCAGCAGCTGCGCGAGGTTGTTGCGGGCCGTCACCTCGTTCGCCTCGGGGTACAGCAAACCGCAGAGGCGCGAGCGCGTCGTCGCACCTTCGAGGGCGAGGTACGCCACGAGCGCGGCCGTTCGGCGGTCGAGCCGTCGCGCTTCTCCGTCCGCGCCGTCGAGCTGTCTGCCATCCGCGCGCAGACGCCACCGTCCCCGTTCCTTCATGATTCCCTGATTTTAGCAGGACGAGCGACGTTTCGAGAGCCGCTGTCTCGACCGCGCCGAGCGGCCTGACCGGCCGACACCGACGTGCGTTTCACCTCGTGACGACGTGCGAGGAAAGACCCTTCGCGCGCCCGAAGGAACACCCTGAACCGCTTCGGTCGGCGTCTGCTCGGCCTCGTTCGCCTCGTCAGCGCACTCGCCCCGTTCGTCTCACGTCCACGACGAAGAGTTCGCGCCCGCCGCCCGACGTGCCGCGTTCGCCCGACCTTTCTTCCCGCCCGGGACCTTCGCGTCCGGAGCGCGTCACGTTCGGTCATGTTCCCGTCACCGCCTCCTTCCTACCGTGAGCGTCAGGAGGAACATCATGAACATCCAAAGCGCCATCCTCGTTCTCGCCACCGCCGCCTCGTCCTCGCTCGCCGCCGCGCCCACCTCGCTCGTCGGCGAGTGGTACCGAGGGCAGCGCTTCTCTGCGGCCGTCTACGCCGCCGACATGAGCGGCTACCGAAGCGCGGGCGGCACGGAGACGGGCGAGCGTATGGTCTTGCATTCCAACGGCACGTACGAGTACGCGTCCATCAAGCCGGGCGCGCACATGGGCTCCACGCACACGGGCTACTTGGTGGCGTGCCGCTCGTACTCGGCGACGTTCGAGGCGGGAAAGTACACGGTGAAGGGAGACAAGATCACCTTCTACCCGAACGACAACATCGCCATGAACGTTCACGACGCGCCGCAATCGACGGGTTGCAAAGGCATGTCCTGGTCGAAACGGGAACCATCGGCGACGGAAACCGCGACGTGGACGGTGAAGGGTCGCGTGCTACGCTTCTCGCAGCCCGAAGTGGACAAGAACTTCTTCTACGAGTACCTGCGCTGACGTCGAACGCGGTTCAAGCGCCCTCGAGGTCGCTGCGCCTCGTCGGCAAGCTGAACGAGAAGATCGCCCCGTGCCCGAGGCGGCTCGACGCCCACACCCGACCTCCGTGCTTCGTGACGAGGCGACGTACCGTGGCGAGGCCGATGCCCGTTCCCTCGAAGTCCTCCGCGCGGTGCAGCCGTTGAAACACGCCGAACAGCTTGTCGGCGTACTTCTCGTCGAAGCCCACGCCGTTGTCGCCGACCGAGATCACGAACTCGCGCGGCGCTCGGTCGCACGTCACGGTCACGATCGAACGCGGTTCGTTCGACGAGTACTTCACGGCGTTGCCGAGCAAGTTCACGAGCACTTGGCGCAGCAGCAACTCGTCGCCCCACACCATCGGCAAGGGCGACACGCGCCACTCGACGTCTCGATCGGCGAAGTCGGGCGCGAGGTCCGCCTTCGCCGCCTCCAAGATTTCGCCGAGGTCGACGCGCGTGACGTGCAACGGACGGCGCGAGGAGCGCGCGAACGACAAAAGCGCTTCGATCATGTCGTTCATGCGCGCCGCCGACGACTCGATCACGCCGAGCGGACGCGCGGCGCGCTCGGTCAGGTCCTCGCCGAGGGCGCGCCGCAGCAACGCCGCGAAGCTCGCGATGTGCCGTACGGGCGCGCGCAAGTCGTGCGAGATGGTGTACGAGAACGCTTCCAACTCGCGATTGAGGTCCTCGAGTTCCGTGGTGCGTCCCGCGAGGACGTGCACGGCGCGCGCGCGTTGCAACGCGAGTTGCAGCTGTCCCACGGCTGTTTCCAGTAGCACCTTGTCCGCCCGCCCCCAACCGTGCTCGCGGTACAGCGCGACTACCAGCACGCCCAGAGGTTCGGCGTCGACACGAATCGGCAAGGACGCGAGCGAGTGCAGGCGCGCGAGGCTTTCGGGCGGGAAGTGCTGAGGATTCGGCGTGAAGTGATCGAGGTAGAGCGGCTCGCAAGTGTCGAAGGGCGTGTCGAACGACGGGGCCGCGCCGCGCCGCAAGCCTTGCCGCAACGCCGCCTCGAACGCCGCGTCGGGCATGACGCCTTTCACGGCGAGCGGCATCCAGCGCTCGCCGCGCACTTCGAAGTACCCGATCAGCCCCTCGGGCAGCAGCGTCCCCAGGATGTCCTGGGCCCGCTCGACGAGCCGCGTGACGTCCGTCTCCACGGCGAGGTCACGCGTGAGAACCGCGAAGGCGTCGAGGGCGCGCGTGCGCGCCGTGAGCTCGTTCGTGCGTGCCTCCACGGTGCGCTCCAAGGTGGCGTTCCACTGCTGCGCTTCCTCGAACAGCCGCGCGTGATCGAGGGCGAGGCCCGCGCGTCGCGCGAGGTCGAGCGCGAAGGCGACGTCCTCCTCGCCGTAACGCCGCGCCGTCTCGGTGGAGGCGAGGGCGAGCACGCCGACGGCGTGGCCGTGCGCCATCATCGGCACGCCGATGTACGACCGCAATCCGAGCGCGTGCAGCATCGCCGTGTGCTGAGGCGAGCGGCCCAACGCGTCGATGAGCGCGTCCGTCACGGTCGGCAACACGAGCGGCCGTCCCGTGCGCAAGACTTCGG
The sequence above is drawn from the Deinococcus yavapaiensis KR-236 genome and encodes:
- a CDS encoding GAF domain-containing protein produces the protein MALALLEGLLDPVIAFDREWHYTYVNPRAAALAGVTPDELLGKVLWDVFPEARDTPLYGEYLHVMHAREPREFETFLPSLGIWEEVRMFPIEDGMAVHFRDITARKTSETRRERLAALTRAVSNAPDERAVALAALDVVLPALGATRGAVLREVTGNDVLEVVGATEGAAPDAWTRLAAPMRAWRERLLVYERGDDSGDVAALPLLSGEVASGVLVWRSNRNASLSPSDETFAAELAASLAQALERARLADAERRHTSRQQFLARAGELLAASLDVEATLATLTRLAVPEFGDWCGVYLPSGDVLRAVAVSHVDPDKADMLREALDFEPISLDTLGGAAEVLRTGRPLVLPTVTDALIDALGRSPQHTAMLHALGLRSYIGVPMMAHGHAVGVLALASTETARRYGEEDVAFALDLARRAGLALDHARLFEEAQQWNATLERTVEARTNELTARTRALDAFAVLTRDLAVETDVTRLVERAQDILGTLLPEGLIGYFEVRGERWMPLAVKGVMPDAAFEAALRQGLRRGAAPSFDTPFDTCEPLYLDHFTPNPQHFPPESLARLHSLASLPIRVDAEPLGVLVVALYREHGWGRADKVLLETAVGQLQLALQRARAVHVLAGRTTELEDLNRELEAFSYTISHDLRAPVRHIASFAALLRRALGEDLTERAARPLGVIESSAARMNDMIEALLSFARSSRRPLHVTRVDLGEILEAAKADLAPDFADRDVEWRVSPLPMVWGDELLLRQVLVNLLGNAVKYSSNEPRSIVTVTCDRAPREFVISVGDNGVGFDEKYADKLFGVFQRLHRAEDFEGTGIGLATVRRLVTKHGGRVWASSRLGHGAIFSFSLPTRRSDLEGA